One Serinus canaria isolate serCan28SL12 chromosome Z, serCan2020, whole genome shotgun sequence DNA window includes the following coding sequences:
- the PLPP1 gene encoding phospholipid phosphatase 1 isoform X2 produces MFDRTRLPFVALDVLCVLLAGLPFAILSSRRTPFQRGVFCSDESIRYPYKEDTISYKLLAGIIIPFSVIVIIVGETLSVFYNNLHSNSFVRNNYIATIYKAIGTFIFGAAASQSLTDIAKYSIGRLRPHFIAVCQPDWTRINCSLGYIENFTCHGDKAKINEGRLSFYSGHSSFSMYCMLFVALYLQARMKGDWARLVRPTIQFGLIAASIYVGLSRVSDYKHHWSDVLTGLIQGAVVAVLIVVYVSDFFKVRGCTFQPKEDSHTTLHETPTNGNHFGSNHQP; encoded by the exons CTGGCTTGCCTTTTGCAATTCTCAGTTCACGACGTACCCCCTTCCAGAGAGGCGTTTTCTGTAGTGATGAATCCATCCGGTATCCATACAAAGAGGACACCATTTCTTATAAATTGTTAGCAGGAATAATTATTCCTTTCAGTGTAATTGTT ataaTCGTAGGAGAGACTCTCTCGGTCTTTTATAATAATTTGCACTCAAATTCATTTGTCAGAAATAACTACATAGCCACTATTTACAAAGCCATTGGGACCTTCATTTTTGGGGCAGCTGCTAGCCAGTCGTTGACAGACATTGCGAAGTACTCCATAGGTAGACTGCGTCCTCACTTCATTGCTGTGTGCCAGCCTGACTGGACAAGGATAAACTGCAGCCTGGGCTACATTGAGAACTTCACTTGCCATGGGGACAAAGCAAAAATCAATGAGGGAAG actaTCATTTTATTCTGGCCATTCTTCATTCTCCATGTACTGCATGCTCTTCGTAGCA ctttacCTTCAGGCAAGAATGAAAGGAGACTGGGCAAGACTCGTACGTCCTACTATACAGTTTGGTCTTATTGCTGCATCTATCTATGTGGGTCTCTCACGTGTTTCTGACTACAAGCATCACTGGAGTGATGTTCTAACAGGACTGATCCAGGGTGCAGTGGTAGCTGTGCTCATT GTTGTGTATGTGTCAGACTTCTTCAAAGTGAGAGGATGTACATTTCAACCAAAAGAAGATTCCCATACAACTCTACATGAGACTCCAACAAATGGAAATCACTTTGGCAGCAATCATCAACCATGA
- the PLPP1 gene encoding phospholipid phosphatase 1 isoform X1, protein MFDRTRLPFVALDVLCVLLAGLPLGVLNLAKIKPYQRGFFCNDDSIKYPFHDSTITSTVLYTVGFTLPIFSIIVGETLSVFYNNLHSNSFVRNNYIATIYKAIGTFIFGAAASQSLTDIAKYSIGRLRPHFIAVCQPDWTRINCSLGYIENFTCHGDKAKINEGRLSFYSGHSSFSMYCMLFVALYLQARMKGDWARLVRPTIQFGLIAASIYVGLSRVSDYKHHWSDVLTGLIQGAVVAVLIVVYVSDFFKVRGCTFQPKEDSHTTLHETPTNGNHFGSNHQP, encoded by the exons TTACCCCTTGGTGTTCTAAACTTGGCCAAAATAAAACCGTATCAGAGAGGCTTTTTCTGTAATGATGACAGCATCAAGTATCCGTTCCATGACAGTACCATCACATCCACTGTCCTCTACACAGTGGGGTTCACCCTGCCCATTTTCTCT ataaTCGTAGGAGAGACTCTCTCGGTCTTTTATAATAATTTGCACTCAAATTCATTTGTCAGAAATAACTACATAGCCACTATTTACAAAGCCATTGGGACCTTCATTTTTGGGGCAGCTGCTAGCCAGTCGTTGACAGACATTGCGAAGTACTCCATAGGTAGACTGCGTCCTCACTTCATTGCTGTGTGCCAGCCTGACTGGACAAGGATAAACTGCAGCCTGGGCTACATTGAGAACTTCACTTGCCATGGGGACAAAGCAAAAATCAATGAGGGAAG actaTCATTTTATTCTGGCCATTCTTCATTCTCCATGTACTGCATGCTCTTCGTAGCA ctttacCTTCAGGCAAGAATGAAAGGAGACTGGGCAAGACTCGTACGTCCTACTATACAGTTTGGTCTTATTGCTGCATCTATCTATGTGGGTCTCTCACGTGTTTCTGACTACAAGCATCACTGGAGTGATGTTCTAACAGGACTGATCCAGGGTGCAGTGGTAGCTGTGCTCATT GTTGTGTATGTGTCAGACTTCTTCAAAGTGAGAGGATGTACATTTCAACCAAAAGAAGATTCCCATACAACTCTACATGAGACTCCAACAAATGGAAATCACTTTGGCAGCAATCATCAACCATGA